In one window of Deltaproteobacteria bacterium DNA:
- a CDS encoding response regulator gives MLYVLFAAFDILTVLVGLTLNHHLVDMHRGSLDVNRQWAERLATYAQLRELAAAVNAPANDVFDSKDPRGETVRLRKARREFDDAWDAARTDLERAGGTPEVLTLLHDLDAIRTAMNAMASEANMTFSYFSIEAPEKAAPLMAGMHRRFATVQEAFSALEQHVRDVQDVLFQRELAAAGLVQQRELVLALFVVLMIFGAIYYGRSLTRQAAVDETERQRRLAELVEAREAALEASRLKSEFLANMSHEIRTPMNGVLGATELALETELTGEQREYLELAKSSADALLALLNDILDFSKIEAGKLDLERTPFGLREHLERSVKTLALRAHQKDLELVCHVAPDVPDAIIGDPSRLRQIILNLVGNAIKFTDRGEIAVGVRVAVHTESEVALHFEVSDTGIGIPADKQRLIFEAFTQADGSTCRKYGGTGLGLAICTQLVGMMGGRIWVESVAGQGSTFHFTARFGCSEEATESDPADMCGLSVLIVDDNATNRRILEERTRGWGMLPQSVEDGPSALIAVRRAAKAESPFDLVLLDGHMPGLDGFGVAERIKKDPDLVCGSLIMLTSAGEQGESARCRELGVAGYLMKPVAASDLRRVI, from the coding sequence ATGCTCTACGTGCTCTTCGCCGCGTTCGACATCCTGACGGTCCTGGTCGGGCTCACGCTCAACCACCACCTCGTCGACATGCACCGCGGGTCGCTCGACGTGAACCGGCAGTGGGCGGAGCGCCTCGCGACCTACGCGCAGCTGCGCGAGCTCGCCGCGGCGGTGAACGCGCCGGCGAACGACGTCTTCGACTCCAAGGACCCGCGCGGCGAGACCGTTCGGCTCCGCAAGGCGCGGCGTGAGTTCGACGACGCGTGGGACGCGGCCCGCACCGATCTCGAGAGGGCCGGCGGCACGCCGGAGGTGCTGACGCTCCTGCACGATCTCGACGCGATCCGCACCGCGATGAACGCCATGGCCTCCGAGGCCAACATGACGTTCTCGTATTTCTCGATCGAGGCGCCCGAGAAGGCGGCGCCGCTCATGGCCGGCATGCACCGCCGCTTCGCGACCGTGCAGGAGGCCTTCAGCGCGCTCGAGCAGCACGTGCGCGACGTGCAGGACGTCCTCTTCCAGCGCGAGCTCGCCGCGGCCGGCCTCGTCCAGCAACGCGAGCTCGTGCTCGCGCTCTTCGTCGTGCTGATGATCTTCGGCGCGATCTACTACGGGCGAAGCCTCACCAGGCAGGCGGCCGTCGACGAGACCGAGCGGCAGCGCCGGCTCGCCGAGCTCGTCGAGGCGCGCGAGGCGGCGCTCGAGGCGTCGCGCCTCAAGTCCGAGTTCCTCGCCAACATGAGCCACGAGATCCGGACGCCGATGAACGGCGTCCTCGGGGCGACCGAGCTCGCGCTCGAGACCGAGCTCACCGGCGAGCAGCGCGAGTACCTCGAGCTCGCGAAGTCGTCGGCCGACGCGCTCCTGGCGCTCCTGAACGACATCCTCGACTTCTCGAAGATCGAAGCCGGCAAGCTCGACCTCGAGCGGACGCCCTTCGGGCTCCGCGAGCATCTCGAGCGCTCGGTGAAGACGCTGGCGCTGCGGGCCCACCAGAAGGATCTCGAGCTCGTGTGCCACGTCGCGCCCGACGTGCCGGACGCGATCATCGGCGACCCGAGCCGGCTCCGGCAGATCATCCTCAACCTCGTCGGCAACGCCATCAAGTTCACGGACCGCGGCGAGATCGCGGTCGGCGTACGCGTCGCCGTGCACACCGAGAGCGAGGTGGCGCTCCACTTCGAGGTGTCGGACACGGGCATCGGCATTCCGGCCGACAAGCAGCGGCTCATCTTCGAGGCCTTCACGCAGGCCGACGGCTCCACCTGCCGGAAGTACGGCGGCACCGGCCTCGGACTCGCGATCTGCACCCAACTCGTCGGCATGATGGGCGGCCGCATCTGGGTCGAGAGCGTCGCGGGCCAGGGCAGCACGTTCCACTTCACCGCGCGCTTCGGCTGCAGCGAGGAGGCGACCGAGAGCGATCCGGCCGACATGTGCGGGCTCTCGGTGCTGATCGTCGACGACAACGCGACCAACCGCCGCATCCTCGAAGAGCGGACGCGCGGCTGGGGCATGCTGCCGCAGAGCGTGGAGGACGGGCCGTCGGCGCTGATCGCGGTCCGGCGCGCCGCGAAGGCGGAGAGCCCCTTCGACCTCGTGCTGCTCGACGGCCACATGCCGGGGCTCGACGGCTTCGGCGTCGCGGAGCGGATCAAGAAGGATCCGGACCTGGTCTGCGGCTCGCTCATCATGCTGACCTCGGCCGGCGAGCAGGGCGAGTCGGCGCGCTGCCGCGAGCTCGGCGTCGCGGGCTACCTGATGAAGCCGGTCGCCGCGTCGGACCTCCGCCGCGTGATCG